A stretch of the Gossypium hirsutum isolate 1008001.06 chromosome D07, Gossypium_hirsutum_v2.1, whole genome shotgun sequence genome encodes the following:
- the LOC107953714 gene encoding UDP-galactose/UDP-glucose transporter 7 isoform X2 — protein MAMVFINKAIIMQYAHSMTLLTLQQLATTLLIHFGRQMGYTRAKGVDITTARRLLPISLFYNANVAFALASLRGVNIPMYIAIKRLTPLAVLIAGFFSGKGKPTTQVTLSVVLTAVGVIVAAIGDFSFDLPGYTMALTSVFFQTMYLVLVEKSGAEEGLSSIEIMFYNSFLSLPFLLFLIIATGEFPNSLALLLAKSNSFSFLFILLLSLVMGIALNYTMFLCTIVNSALTTTIVGVLKGVGSTTLGFVLLGGVQVHGLNVTGLVINTAGGVWYSYAKYQQKKIKAPKVVMDLEAHRR, from the exons ATGGCTATGGTTTTTATCAATAAAGCAATTATTATGCAATATGCGCACTCCATGACCCTTCTTACTTTGCAG CAATTGGCAACTACCTTGCTCATTCACTTTGGTCGGCAAATGGGTTATACAAGAGCAAAAGGGGTTGATATTACCACAGCTAGAAGGCTTCTccctatttctttattttacaatGCAAATGTGGCATTTGCTCTTGCAAGCTTGAGAGGCGTTAATATTCCTATGTATATTGCTATAAAAAGGCTCACACCACTTGCTGTTCTCATTGCTGGATTCTTTTCTGGAAAGGGAAAGCCTACAACTCAG GTGACCCTTTCGGTAGTTTTGACTGCTGTGGGAGTTATTGTAGCTGCCATTGGAGATTTTTCTTTCGACTTGCCGGGATACACCATGGCCCTAACTTCTGTGTTTTTCCAG ACCATGTACCTTGTGTTGGTGGAAAAGTCTGGTGCAGAGGAAGGGCTTTCTTCAATAGAGATAATGTTCTATAACAGTTTTCTTTCTCTTCCATTTTTGCTTTTTCTCATCATAGCGACAGGAGAGTTCCCAAATTCTTTGGCATTATTATTAGCGAAG AGCAATTCTTTCTCGTTTTTGTTCATCCTACTACTTTCATTGGTGATGGGAATCGCTCTTAACTACACCATGTTTTTGTGTACCATAGTTAACTCAGCTCTAACCACAACCATTGTTGGAGTACTCAAAGGTGTTGGATCGACG ACGCTTGGATTTGTGTTACTGGGAGGTGTGCAAGTTCATGGTTTGAATGTAACCGGATTGGTTATAAACACGGCCGGCGGGGTGTGGTATTCTTACGCCAAATATCAGCAAAAGAAGATTAAAGCACCCAAAGTGGTGATGGATTTGGAGGCTCATCGAAGATAA
- the LOC107955968 gene encoding tryptophan aminotransferase-related protein 4-like codes for MSRNTILLTCSIVLNLLLFHSWYFHGRWEQSWTKSATAEAEFVASISCSGHGRAFLDGSILDGKPVCECNACYGGPHCSVFLPECIADADSGDPMFLEPFWLKHAASSTIVVPGWHRMSYEFNDDSLISKELDAQIRKLHAVIGNAVTDGRFIIFGVGATQLLHAAVHALSTTNHPSSPSRVVASTPYYPIYKEQTEFFNSEDYKFEGDTSLCNNNSGCKGNFIELVTSPNNPDGQLKKAVLQGPSAKTIHDFAYYWPHYTPIPALADENLMIFTLSKLTGHGGSRFG; via the exons ATGTCTAGGAATACGATTCTTCTAACTTGTTCCATCGTACTTAATCTGCTACTATTTCATAGCTGGTACTTCCATGGCCGATGGGAGCAAAGTTGGACCAAGAGTGCCACTGCAGAAGCTGAATTTGTGGCATCCATCTCATGTTCAGGACATGGAAGAGCTTTCTTGGATGGATCAATCCTTGATGGAAAACCTGTTTGTGAGTGCAACGCATGTTATGGAGGCCCTCACTGCTCTGTGTTTTTACCTGAATGTATCGCTGACGCCGATAG CGGAGATCCTATGTTCTTGGAGCCCTTTTGGTTGAAGCATGCAGCAAGTAGCACCATTGTAGTTCCAGGATGGCATCGGATGAGCTATGAATTCAATGATGATTCCCTCATCTCAAAGGAACTCGACGCTCAAATTCGGAAACTTCATGCAGTCATCGGAAATGCGGTGACTGATGGAAGATTCATCATATTTGGTGTTGGTGCTACCCAACTTCTTCATGCAGCAGTGCATGCCCTCTCCACTACTAATCATCCATCTTCCCCTTCAAGAGTCGTTGCCTCAACACCATACTATCCA ATTTACAAGGAACAAACTGAGTTTTTCAATTCTGAGGATTACAAGTTCGAAGGAGATACTTCATTGTGCAACAATAATAGTGGCTGTAAAGGGAATTTCATCGAACTTGTGACTTCACCGAACAATCCAGATGGCCAATTAAAGAAGGCAGTACTTCAAGGCCCATCGGCAAAGACAATCCATGATTTTGCTTACTATTGGCCACATTATACACCAATCCCAGCTCTAGCagatgaaaatttaatgatattcaCTCTCTCAAAGCTTACTGGACATGGCGGAAGCAGATTTGGGTAA
- the LOC121219479 gene encoding tryptophan aminotransferase-related protein 3-like, whose translation MNLSTYGVARETQLRVLKLLKVAVENEGKEMFNFGYQTMRNRWRKLSKTMSLSKRFSIQELETQFCSFSEKVRGATPAYAWLKCVREEDKDCNAVLHSVNITGRHGSLFGAESRFARLSLVKSDDDFDLLLKRMGTLVSQENNNDGINKIMTHRDEFIGTK comes from the exons ATGAATCTAAGTACCTATGGGGTTGCTCGAGAGACTCAGCTACGAGTTCTGAAGCTGCTAAAAGTTGCCGTTGAAAATGAAGGAAAGGAAATGTTTAACTTCGGATACCAAACAATGAGGAACCGCTGGAGAAAGTTGAGCAAAACTATGTCATTGTCTAAGCGGTTTTCAATCCAGGAACTTGAGACTCAATTCTGCTCTTTCTCCGAAAAAGTCAGAGGAGCTACTCCAG CTTATGCATGGCTTAAGTGTGTAAGAGAAGAAGATAAAGATTGCAACGCGGTGCTCCACTCGGTCAATATAACTGGACGTCATGGTAGCTTGTTCGGTGCTGAAAGCAGATTTGCACGGCTTAGCTTGGTGAAAAGCGATGATGACTTTGATTTGCTGCTAAAAAGGATGGGAACATTGGTTTCCCAAGAAAATAATAATGATGGAATCAACAAAATTATGACACACAGAGATGAATTTATTGGAACCAAATAA
- the LOC107953715 gene encoding ubiquitin carboxyl-terminal hydrolase 18: MPSIPIDNDVSTCAVCSNPASKKCSRCKSVRYCSLTCQKVHWKDGHKTKCKVNSAQTANTKSFSGVALVPARGTSTISKKPTEVLFPYNEFVELFNWEKPGFPPRGLLNCGNSCFANVVLQCLASTRPLVAYLLEKGHRKECRRNDWCFLCELQIHIERSSQSLHPFSPTNILSRLPNIGGNLGYGRQEDAHEFMRFAIDTMQSVCLDEFGGEKAVDRSSQETTLIQHIFGGHLQSQVICTNCNKISNQCENMMDLTVEINGDASSLEECLDQFTVREWLHGENMYKCDGCNDYVKAWKRLTILWAPNILTIALKRFESGQFGKLNKRVSFPETLDLTSYMSGDGDDTNVYKLYAVVVHLDMLNASFFGHYICYTQDFNGNWYRIDDCKVMRVELAEVLSQVAYMLLYSRVSVRPSCLKTSGTQGNDEQKSMKALVEHCPKEQIQCLPENESITSSLSPSLSLNGSLHSEIPGLKVESSTGMNTDAQPQDGDVVRLKSNSSLSEEVFFHENNSCLQIDSEVIQINGDDMDKVNSIAVRGNPENMDRISTLPCSTDMKRICRSDKDLFDATNSEDI; this comes from the exons ATGCCTTCCATCCCCATCGACAACGACGTCTCTACTTGCGCCGTTTGTTCCAATCCCGCCTCCAAGAAGTGCTCGCGGTGTAAATCTGTTCGTTATTG TTCCTTAACTTGCCAGAAGGTGCACTGGAAAGACGGGCATAAGACAAAGTGCAAAGTAAATTCAGCACAGACTGCTAACACAAAATCATTTTCAGGAGTTGCTTTGGTTCCTGCCCGCGGAACCTCTACAATCAGCAAGAAGCCGACAGAG GTTCTTTTCCCATATAATGAGTTTGTAGAACTTTTCAACTGGGAGAAACCAGGATTCCCTCCGCGTGGACTCTTAAATTGTGGGAATAG TTGCTTTGCCAATGTTGTTCTGCAATGCCTTGCTTCTACTCGGCCTCTTGTTGCTTACTTATTGGAGAAAGGGCATCGGAAAGAGT GCAGACGTAATGATTGGTGCTTTCTGTGCGAACTTCAAATTCACATTGAAAGATCAAGCCAAAGTCTTCATCCATTTTCACCAACTAATATTCTCTCAAGGTTGCCTAATATTGGAGGTAATCTTGGTTATGGAAGACAGGAGGATGCTCATGAATTCATGAG GTTTGCTATTGATACAATGCAATCAGTCTGCCTTGATGAATTTGGTGGAGAAAAAGCAGTTGATCGTAGCTCTCAAGAGACAACCCTTATTCAGCACATATTTGGTGGTCATCTACAGTCGCAG GTGATTTGTACAAATTGCAATAAGATTTCAAATCAATGTGAAAATATGATggatttaactgttgaaattaaTGGAGATGCTTCATCGTTGGAGGAATGCCTTGACCAATTCACTGTTAGAGAGTGGCTTCATGGGGAAAATATGTACAAATGTGATGG TTGCAATGACTATGTCAAGGCATGGAAGCGGCTTACTATACTATGGGCTCCTAACATTCTTACAATTGCCTTAAAAAGATTTGAG AGTGGCCAGTTTGGGAAACTCAACAAAAGAGTTAGCTTTCCTGAGACATTAGATCTTACCTCTTACATGAGTGGAGATGGAGATGATACCAATGTATACAAACTTTATGCAGTTGTTGTCCATTTGGATATGTTAAATGCATCCTTTTTTGGTCATTACATCTGCTATACCCAAGATTTCAATGGAAATTGGTATAGAATTGATGACTGTAAG GTTATGAGGGTTGAATTGGCAGAGGTCCTTTCTCAGGTTGCATATATGCTTTTATATAGCAG GGTTTCTGTACGCCCCTCATGTCTTAAAACTTCAGGAACTCAGGGGAATGATGAACAGAAATCAATGAAAGCTTTAGTTGAACATTGTCCAAAGGAGCAAATTCAGTGCCTACCTGAAAATGAGTCCATCACTTCTAGTCTTTCTCCGTCCTTGTCATTGAATGGTAGTTTGCATTCAGAAATTCCTGGACTTAAAGTTGAGTCATCTACAGGAATGAATACTGATGCTCAACCTCAGGATGGTGATGTGGTTAGGTTAAAGTCCAACTCCTCTCTTTCTGAGGAAGTTTTCTTCCATGAAAACAACTCATGTTTACAGATTGATTCAGAAGTTATCCAAATAAATGGTGATGATATGGATAAGGTTAATTCTATAGCTGTGAGAGGAAATCCAGAGAATATGGATAGGATTAGTACTCTGCCATGTTCTACTGATATGAAGAGGATTTGCAGGTCTGACAAAGATCTATTTGATGCAACCAACTCCGAAGATATATAA
- the LOC107953716 gene encoding B3 domain-containing protein REM5, giving the protein MSNALFSPTIPHFFQPLLPGFHLSIPLSFFKDYLKGQINCESAILRSYGRTWSVKIRDRRFEDGWQDFARDHDLHVGDFLVFRYGGNMVFDVVVFDTSACQRQYPLLTTQTQQPAKEIGKQHEKRTSTSVTLESPHFVSNLTLESMKSFRLNIPRKFARSNDLDRSCETVLVDEQGRSWMASIRLKDSDGQVYIGRGWRNICIGNSLGLKDYVKLELIGNGITPIFKIYKVASDSDAKKLPNCSGSNAVVQEDQPEF; this is encoded by the exons ATGTCCAATGCTTTATTTTCTCCCACTATTCCTCACTTCTTCCAACCCCTCTTACCAGGCTTCCACCTT TCAATCCCTCTTTCATTTTTCAAGGACTACTTAAAGGGTCAAATTAACTGTGAAAGTGCCATCCTGAGAAGCTATGGAAGAACATGGTCAGTGAAGATTAGAGACcggagatttgaagatgggtggCAAGATTTTGCACGAGACCATGATTTACATGTGGGCGATTTCTTGGTGTTCAGATATGGAGGAAATATGGtttttgatgttgtggtgttTGATACTAGTGCCTGTCAAAGACAATATCCACTATTAACTACCCAAACCCAACAACCAGCAAAAGAGATTGGGA AACAACATGAGAAACGGACAAGCACTTCGGTCACCCTTGAAAGCCCTCATTTTGTGTCAAATTTGACCCTTGAATCCATGAAAAGCTTCAGACTG AATATTCCAAGAAAATTTGCAAGGTCCAATGATCTGGACAGATCTTGTGAGACGGTTCTTGTTGATGAACAAGGTCGGTCATGGATGGCAAGTATACGGCTCAAAGATTCAGACGGTCAAGTCTATATTGGACGCGGTTGGAGAAACATTTGCATTGGAAATAGCCTCGGTTTAAAGGATTATGTCAAACTTGAGCTCATTGGAAATGGAATTACgcctatatttaaaatttata AGGTTGCAAGCGACTCAGATGCCAAAAAGTTGCCTAATTGTTCTGGTTCCAACGCTGTTGTTCAGGAGGATCAACCAGAATTTTAG
- the LOC107953714 gene encoding UDP-galactose/UDP-glucose transporter 7 isoform X1: MDTSTVADGSSFLSLFAALSYGIASMAMVFINKAIIMQYAHSMTLLTLQQLATTLLIHFGRQMGYTRAKGVDITTARRLLPISLFYNANVAFALASLRGVNIPMYIAIKRLTPLAVLIAGFFSGKGKPTTQVTLSVVLTAVGVIVAAIGDFSFDLPGYTMALTSVFFQTMYLVLVEKSGAEEGLSSIEIMFYNSFLSLPFLLFLIIATGEFPNSLALLLAKSNSFSFLFILLLSLVMGIALNYTMFLCTIVNSALTTTIVGVLKGVGSTTLGFVLLGGVQVHGLNVTGLVINTAGGVWYSYAKYQQKKIKAPKVVMDLEAHRR, translated from the exons ATGGATACCAGCACTGTTGCAGATGGCAGTTCCTTTTTAAG TTTGTTTGCAGCTTTATCATATGGGATTGCTTCCATGGCTATGGTTTTTATCAATAAAGCAATTATTATGCAATATGCGCACTCCATGACCCTTCTTACTTTGCAG CAATTGGCAACTACCTTGCTCATTCACTTTGGTCGGCAAATGGGTTATACAAGAGCAAAAGGGGTTGATATTACCACAGCTAGAAGGCTTCTccctatttctttattttacaatGCAAATGTGGCATTTGCTCTTGCAAGCTTGAGAGGCGTTAATATTCCTATGTATATTGCTATAAAAAGGCTCACACCACTTGCTGTTCTCATTGCTGGATTCTTTTCTGGAAAGGGAAAGCCTACAACTCAG GTGACCCTTTCGGTAGTTTTGACTGCTGTGGGAGTTATTGTAGCTGCCATTGGAGATTTTTCTTTCGACTTGCCGGGATACACCATGGCCCTAACTTCTGTGTTTTTCCAG ACCATGTACCTTGTGTTGGTGGAAAAGTCTGGTGCAGAGGAAGGGCTTTCTTCAATAGAGATAATGTTCTATAACAGTTTTCTTTCTCTTCCATTTTTGCTTTTTCTCATCATAGCGACAGGAGAGTTCCCAAATTCTTTGGCATTATTATTAGCGAAG AGCAATTCTTTCTCGTTTTTGTTCATCCTACTACTTTCATTGGTGATGGGAATCGCTCTTAACTACACCATGTTTTTGTGTACCATAGTTAACTCAGCTCTAACCACAACCATTGTTGGAGTACTCAAAGGTGTTGGATCGACG ACGCTTGGATTTGTGTTACTGGGAGGTGTGCAAGTTCATGGTTTGAATGTAACCGGATTGGTTATAAACACGGCCGGCGGGGTGTGGTATTCTTACGCCAAATATCAGCAAAAGAAGATTAAAGCACCCAAAGTGGTGATGGATTTGGAGGCTCATCGAAGATAA